Proteins encoded by one window of Bacteroidia bacterium:
- a CDS encoding acyltransferase, translating to MIQLKSHEVINAPGRNSSVDIFRSFAILSVVIYHYNRQLPYGYLGVDLFFVISGLLIGNILIGYLKKGEKINFFKFIIQRGFKIWPSYFSYLFIGSAIAVLLYHTMAPDMIIPPDKYLRYIFFYSNFTSNDVWSFGHLWSLCVEEHFYILLPILLLVIQRYFPDKKVLVAALLMVIVAGFVFKVLALNFTNGKDTYGATYNRIDALGWGVLLSIILNYFPNLIIKRTSQILMLFAGVLLFCLMIFIFHNYEWVFFRKCIFHSIVPLCFFMMLASTYHWDLSKLKFLRFVAYYSYNWYLWHPLWVTWFNKKIGTGFFAHIAFLVFTFLIAFVFTIIVEEFFMGKRNKYISKWFGEKKFQVKAI from the coding sequence ATGATACAGCTAAAATCACATGAGGTAATTAATGCCCCAGGTCGGAATTCAAGTGTTGATATTTTCAGGTCGTTTGCTATATTAAGTGTTGTTATTTATCATTACAACAGACAACTTCCGTATGGCTATCTTGGCGTTGACTTGTTTTTTGTAATTTCAGGATTACTAATTGGAAATATTCTTATTGGTTATTTAAAAAAAGGTGAAAAAATAAATTTTTTCAAATTTATCATTCAGCGTGGGTTTAAAATTTGGCCATCTTATTTCAGCTACCTTTTCATTGGCTCAGCTATTGCAGTCCTATTATATCATACAATGGCACCTGACATGATAATTCCGCCCGATAAATACTTGCGTTATATATTTTTCTATTCAAATTTTACAAGCAATGACGTTTGGAGTTTTGGACATTTATGGTCGCTATGTGTTGAAGAACATTTTTATATTTTATTACCAATCTTATTATTAGTAATTCAACGTTACTTCCCTGATAAAAAAGTTTTAGTGGCTGCATTACTAATGGTTATCGTTGCCGGATTTGTATTTAAAGTGCTTGCTTTAAATTTCACAAATGGCAAAGATACTTATGGTGCTACTTACAACAGAATTGATGCACTTGGATGGGGTGTTCTGCTAAGCATTATATTAAATTATTTTCCAAATCTCATTATTAAACGAACTTCACAAATTTTAATGCTTTTTGCAGGAGTATTATTATTCTGTCTGATGATTTTTATTTTCCATAATTATGAATGGGTGTTTTTTAGAAAATGCATATTCCATTCTATTGTTCCACTTTGCTTTTTTATGATGCTTGCATCAACTTATCATTGGGATTTGTCTAAGTTAAAATTTCTAAGATTTGTTGCGTACTACAGTTACAATTGGTATTTATGGCATCCATTATGGGTAACCTGGTTTAATAAAAAGATTGGTACCGGCTTTTTTGCACATATTGCCTTTCTGGTATTTACCTTTCTTATTGCATTTGTTTTTACAATTATTGTAGAAGAATTTTTCATGGGTAAAAGAAATAAATATATCAGCAAATGGTTTGGTGAAAAAAAATTTCAGGTTAAAGCAATATAA
- a CDS encoding PASTA domain-containing protein yields the protein MMKVLIQFLKSRFFWINISVIFIVIIMSIGLVYKWLDSYTDHGNSVSVPDLKGMNIQKVNDFLRTKNLSFKIADSSVYLLDQKPGTIVEQDPQPDEKVKQGRTIYLTITRSSAPMVKVPALKDVSLRQAEAILAASGLRMGEQIFKPDLAKNAVLSMMINGRELKAGTDVPKGSAIDLIVGDGLGNTIVTVPSLIGLTYDEALFVLKGSSLNIGSLFFDGVIKDTLNAKIYDQNPAPDNNTINQGEAIDLYLRP from the coding sequence ATGATGAAAGTACTAATTCAATTTCTTAAGTCACGCTTTTTCTGGATTAATATTTCGGTAATTTTCATAGTAATTATCATGTCAATAGGTTTGGTTTATAAATGGCTTGATAGCTATACCGATCATGGAAATTCAGTTTCAGTTCCAGACTTAAAAGGCATGAACATACAGAAGGTTAATGATTTTTTAAGGACTAAAAACCTGTCATTTAAAATTGCTGATTCATCTGTTTACCTTTTAGATCAAAAGCCAGGAACTATTGTTGAGCAAGATCCGCAACCTGATGAAAAAGTAAAACAAGGCCGTACTATCTATCTTACCATTACACGCAGTAGTGCACCAATGGTAAAAGTCCCTGCACTAAAAGACGTTTCCTTACGACAAGCTGAAGCTATTCTTGCTGCATCAGGGCTTAGAATGGGAGAGCAGATTTTCAAACCCGATCTTGCGAAAAACGCAGTGCTTTCTATGATGATAAATGGAAGAGAATTAAAAGCCGGAACAGATGTGCCTAAAGGCTCTGCCATTGATTTGATTGTTGGTGATGGATTAGGAAACACAATTGTTACAGTTCCATCTTTGATTGGCCTAACTTATGATGAAGCATTATTTGTTTTAAAAGGTTCATCATTGAACATTGGGTCCTTGTTTTTTGACGGAGTGATTAAAGATACACTCAATGCAAAAATCTACGATCAAAATCCTGCACCTGATAACAACACCATCAATCAAGGGGAAGCCATTGATTTATATTTGAGACCCTGA
- a CDS encoding D-alanine--D-alanine ligase — MNKLKIGILFGGSSREREVSFAGGRTVYDNLDKTLFEPIPLFVDSFGNLLILDWQFIYKGSIRDFYPPSEFLPESTRGFQIYAENLGSLTHQEQIRLTMKLGTRIEFAQLPDVIDFAFLCLHGSDGEDGRIQGMLEYYRIPYSGSGILSSAIGMNKVIQKELMKKSGFNVPEVTVINRSEWLASSNRKSFIKNLKSVGFPCVVKAANQGSSIGISVLKNNDVDAFIHAVNKSLFICEISRTEWNSMTFDAKTEWIKKVSDIREGIGLPAKINNRTIYHPEELLGVLIQLFGEMEDIVSIAAMEAETEVIIESFITGKEFSCIVITNENGKPVALPPTEIRKGNELFDYRAKYLPGLSRKITPIHLPEVQIETIRRECERLFTSLNFSVYARIDGFITENGSIFLNDPNTTSGMMPSSFFFHQAAEIGLNPSQFISYIISTSLQARLLEMKSFRTVPQLIQNLNGLLSKKAKSQSEKIKVGVIMGGYSSERHISVESGRNVYEKLSSTEQYEPVPYFLAGNEQAYSLYRIPINLMLKDNADDIKEKILNYNQHPVIKKIIDQCGNVTQTFANTFNLNPPEKTLFEELAQQVKIVFIALHGRPGEDGELQLQLNKVGLPFNGSRAESSKITIDKFQTNELLAQNGFKVAQHYKLTEEEWRNNPSATEEKILKEFGFPIIAKPVDDGCSSAVKIIRNENQLHAYAELIFRQDDTLNPAAAGLLKIKDKEEFPRKRYFLIESLISGENCKHFLEITGGMLTTYDETGNIHYEIFEPSETLHEGDILSLEEKFLAGEGQNITPARYSKHTMENRLISDIIRKELLRAAQLLNIEGYARIDAFVRITNDNKVEVVFIEVNSLPGMTPATCIFHQAALNQYKPFEFIEKILEFGFKRNQLLLTK; from the coding sequence ATGAACAAACTAAAAATTGGAATCCTTTTTGGCGGCTCATCACGCGAACGCGAGGTATCCTTTGCCGGTGGCAGAACCGTATATGATAATCTCGACAAAACGCTTTTTGAACCGATTCCACTCTTTGTTGATAGTTTTGGCAACTTACTTATTCTTGATTGGCAATTTATTTACAAAGGCAGTATTCGTGATTTTTATCCGCCATCAGAATTTCTACCTGAATCCACCCGAGGCTTTCAGATATATGCAGAAAATCTTGGCTCGCTTACGCATCAGGAGCAAATCAGACTTACAATGAAATTAGGTACACGCATAGAGTTTGCGCAGTTGCCTGATGTCATAGATTTTGCATTTTTATGTCTGCATGGTTCTGATGGCGAAGACGGACGCATACAAGGAATGCTGGAATATTACCGAATTCCTTACTCCGGCTCTGGCATACTCTCTTCTGCAATAGGAATGAACAAAGTTATTCAGAAAGAACTGATGAAAAAATCAGGTTTTAATGTTCCTGAAGTTACTGTCATAAACCGATCTGAGTGGTTAGCCTCATCAAACCGAAAATCCTTTATTAAAAATTTAAAATCTGTTGGATTTCCATGTGTTGTTAAAGCTGCTAATCAGGGTTCGAGTATTGGAATATCTGTGTTGAAGAATAATGATGTTGATGCATTTATACACGCTGTAAACAAATCTTTATTTATCTGTGAAATTTCCAGAACAGAATGGAACAGCATGACTTTTGATGCAAAAACAGAATGGATTAAAAAAGTATCAGATATTAGGGAGGGCATTGGATTACCTGCAAAAATCAACAATAGAACAATATATCATCCGGAAGAATTATTAGGTGTACTGATACAACTTTTTGGTGAAATGGAAGACATTGTTTCCATTGCTGCCATGGAAGCTGAAACTGAAGTTATCATAGAATCATTCATTACAGGAAAAGAGTTTTCATGTATTGTAATCACAAATGAAAATGGAAAGCCGGTAGCTCTGCCACCAACAGAAATCCGCAAAGGCAATGAGTTGTTTGACTATCGTGCTAAATATTTACCGGGTTTATCACGAAAAATAACACCTATTCACCTGCCTGAAGTACAAATAGAAACTATAAGAAGGGAATGTGAGCGTCTGTTTACATCATTAAACTTTAGTGTTTATGCACGCATTGATGGCTTTATAACCGAGAATGGCTCAATATTTCTGAATGACCCGAATACAACATCAGGAATGATGCCAAGTAGTTTTTTCTTTCATCAAGCTGCAGAAATTGGTCTTAATCCTTCTCAGTTTATCAGTTATATTATATCCACTTCGCTTCAGGCGCGTCTTTTAGAAATGAAATCGTTTCGTACAGTACCACAACTGATTCAAAACCTGAATGGACTACTCAGCAAAAAAGCCAAGTCGCAATCAGAAAAAATAAAAGTTGGTGTAATAATGGGTGGCTATAGCAGTGAAAGACACATTAGTGTTGAAAGCGGACGTAATGTTTATGAAAAATTATCATCAACAGAACAGTACGAGCCGGTACCCTATTTTCTTGCAGGCAACGAGCAGGCTTATTCACTTTACAGGATTCCAATCAACCTGATGTTAAAAGATAATGCTGACGACATCAAAGAAAAAATTCTCAATTACAATCAACATCCTGTCATCAAAAAAATAATTGACCAATGTGGTAATGTAACACAAACATTTGCCAATACTTTTAATCTTAACCCTCCAGAAAAAACATTGTTTGAAGAACTTGCACAACAAGTAAAAATTGTTTTTATCGCCTTACATGGTCGTCCGGGCGAAGATGGTGAACTACAATTGCAACTTAACAAAGTCGGCTTACCATTCAATGGCTCAAGGGCTGAATCTTCTAAAATCACTATAGATAAATTTCAGACCAATGAGCTACTTGCACAAAATGGATTTAAAGTTGCACAGCATTACAAACTCACTGAAGAAGAGTGGCGTAATAACCCATCTGCAACAGAAGAAAAAATTCTAAAAGAATTTGGATTCCCTATCATAGCTAAACCGGTTGACGATGGCTGCAGTAGTGCGGTAAAAATTATCCGCAATGAAAATCAGCTTCACGCCTACGCTGAATTAATTTTTCGTCAAGATGATACCTTAAACCCAGCTGCCGCTGGACTATTGAAGATAAAAGACAAGGAAGAGTTTCCACGAAAAAGATATTTCCTGATTGAAAGCCTCATCAGTGGTGAAAACTGTAAACATTTTTTAGAAATTACAGGAGGCATGCTCACAACCTATGATGAAACAGGAAATATACATTATGAAATTTTTGAACCCAGTGAAACATTGCATGAAGGTGATATACTTTCTCTTGAAGAAAAATTCTTAGCCGGAGAAGGGCAGAATATCACACCTGCTCGTTACAGTAAGCATACCATGGAAAACAGATTGATATCAGATATTATCCGAAAAGAGCTTTTGCGTGCAGCACAACTGCTAAATATAGAAGGCTATGCACGTATTGATGCATTTGTCCGTATAACAAACGACAATAAAGTTGAAGTTGTTTTTATAGAAGTAAACTCATTGCCCGGTATGACACCGGCAACTTGTATTTTCCATCAGGCTGCATTAAACCAGTATAAGCCTTTTGAATTTATTGAAAAAATACTTGAATTCGGGTTTAAAAGAAATCAATTGTTGCTGACCAAATAA